One Acidimicrobiia bacterium genomic window carries:
- a CDS encoding EAL domain-containing protein, whose amino-acid sequence MFEGVHSRLHEFWGPRPSGFIILAALLLLSEGRPMSFLHLHEESDITISWTFAFALVLLSPAGALCAMALASAMGDALGRKRPLRMAFNVAQMVLSLTVAVAIVAIPHGHDLLSGREPGLQWLAVILTAAAVAFATNIILTTTVFALDEGVSPIPIMRKAVASNLSTDGMLLALGPVFAITATQSPFLVPLLVVAVWNVYRAASLALRRQHEATHDALTDLPNRRQFFDIASMTHAHSMRSGRSFAVAVLDLDGFKEINDRLGHQIGDLVLQEVALRLRVARRGSDVAARLGGDEFALLLVDVDNIDGALAAVHRVHDVLSQPCVVGGFPIKIDGSIGVAVYPDHGSSIELLLQHADEAMYDAKVADDSVRRYSTSRPMSHGRLALLGELERAIVQCELGVHYQPKVDLVSGTVVGVEALARWNHPRLGMIMPEQFVALAEQTELMAPFTARMLSESLAQCARWQQDGFDLSVAVNVSARNLQDRDFPNMVAELLARTELAPALLELELTENALLVDRTRAMEVLSTLRGIGVEIAIDDFGTGYASLSNLRDLPVNHLKIDRSFVTEMIANPADAWIVTSTIDLAGKLGIASIAEGVETADVYHRLIELGCNLAQGYWIKPPGSADEITAWLHSKRWPVAQRSLVAEASLAQELR is encoded by the coding sequence GTGTTCGAGGGCGTCCACTCGCGCCTGCACGAGTTCTGGGGACCTCGGCCCTCGGGCTTCATCATCCTGGCGGCGCTGCTCCTCCTGAGCGAGGGCCGCCCGATGTCGTTCCTCCATCTCCACGAGGAATCCGACATCACGATCTCCTGGACCTTCGCCTTCGCGCTGGTCCTCCTCTCCCCGGCCGGGGCGCTGTGCGCGATGGCGCTCGCGAGCGCGATGGGCGACGCGCTCGGCCGCAAACGGCCACTGCGCATGGCCTTCAACGTCGCGCAGATGGTGCTCTCGCTCACCGTCGCGGTCGCGATCGTGGCGATCCCCCACGGCCACGATCTGCTGTCGGGTCGTGAGCCGGGGTTGCAGTGGCTCGCGGTGATCCTCACCGCGGCTGCGGTCGCGTTCGCGACGAACATCATCCTCACGACGACGGTGTTCGCGCTCGACGAGGGCGTCAGCCCGATCCCGATCATGCGCAAGGCGGTCGCGTCGAACCTCTCGACCGACGGCATGCTCCTCGCGCTCGGACCGGTGTTCGCGATCACCGCGACCCAGAGCCCGTTCCTCGTGCCGCTGCTCGTCGTCGCGGTGTGGAACGTCTACCGCGCCGCGAGCCTCGCGCTGCGCCGCCAGCACGAGGCCACGCACGACGCGCTCACCGACCTCCCGAACCGCCGGCAGTTCTTCGACATCGCGAGCATGACGCACGCGCACTCGATGCGCTCGGGCCGCTCGTTCGCGGTCGCGGTGCTCGACCTCGACGGCTTCAAGGAGATCAACGACCGGCTCGGCCACCAGATCGGCGACCTCGTCCTCCAAGAGGTCGCGCTCCGACTCCGGGTCGCCCGCCGCGGCTCCGACGTCGCGGCCCGGCTCGGTGGCGACGAGTTCGCGCTCCTGCTCGTCGACGTCGACAACATCGACGGCGCACTCGCGGCCGTTCACCGCGTGCACGATGTGCTCTCGCAGCCGTGCGTCGTCGGCGGGTTCCCGATCAAGATCGACGGCAGCATCGGTGTCGCCGTCTACCCCGACCACGGTTCGAGCATCGAGCTGCTCCTGCAGCATGCCGACGAGGCGATGTACGACGCCAAGGTCGCCGACGACTCGGTACGCCGCTACAGCACCTCGCGTCCGATGAGCCACGGGCGGCTCGCGCTGCTCGGTGAGCTCGAGCGCGCGATCGTCCAGTGCGAGCTCGGCGTGCACTACCAACCCAAGGTCGACCTCGTGTCGGGAACGGTCGTCGGTGTCGAGGCGCTCGCCCGCTGGAACCACCCGCGGCTCGGGATGATCATGCCCGAGCAGTTCGTCGCGCTCGCGGAGCAGACCGAGCTCATGGCCCCCTTCACCGCGCGCATGCTCTCGGAATCGCTGGCGCAGTGCGCGCGCTGGCAGCAGGACGGCTTCGACCTCTCGGTGGCCGTGAATGTATCGGCGCGCAACCTGCAGGACCGCGACTTCCCGAACATGGTCGCCGAGCTCCTCGCGCGCACCGAGCTCGCGCCGGCCTTGCTCGAGCTGGAGCTCACCGAGAACGCGCTGCTCGTCGACCGCACCCGCGCGATGGAGGTCCTCAGCACCCTGCGCGGCATCGGTGTCGAGATCGCGATCGACGACTTCGGTACGGGCTACGCGTCGTTGTCGAACCTGCGTGACCTTCCGGTGAACCACTTGAAGATCGACCGCTCGTTCGTCACCGAGATGATCGCCAATCCCGCCGACGCGTGGATCGTGACGTCGACGATCGACCTGGCCGGAAAGCTCGGGATCGCGTCGATCGCGGAGGGCGTCGAGACCGCCGACGTGTACCACCGCCTCATCGAGCTCGGGTGCAACCTTGCGCAGGGCTACTGGATCAAACCGCCGGGATCGGCGGACGAGATCACCGCGTGGCTGCACTCGAAGCGCTGGCCCGTCGCGCAGCGGTCGCTCGTGGCGGAGGCGTCGCTCGCTCAGGAGCTCCGGTGA
- a CDS encoding J domain-containing protein has product MRTRDWAEIDFYAVLGVDPTAPVADIAVAFRGLAKQLHPDRGDSTVEDAERFTTVVSAYEVLGDKRLRRAYDDVRAQRRLDRRPAGAPATAAPVPSAPPSAATRVEAAPPVDPVVVRRHAHRWITGGVAVLLAGIVVAVVIVRLQAHDRARRAGREHADAVIVAVAGHTDVRFSTAAGATIQVAEPNRINPGTDAAGSRLGILYRPDHPSDVIADESTTARDITLWIVAVKLLIGGTVFLVVGVRRLRRLGSDRPATVA; this is encoded by the coding sequence GTGCGGACCCGCGACTGGGCGGAGATCGATTTCTACGCCGTGCTCGGCGTCGACCCGACCGCGCCGGTCGCGGACATCGCGGTCGCCTTCCGCGGGCTCGCCAAGCAGCTGCACCCCGACCGGGGCGACTCGACTGTGGAGGACGCCGAACGGTTCACGACCGTCGTCTCCGCCTACGAGGTCCTCGGCGACAAGCGACTGCGGCGCGCGTACGACGACGTCCGTGCCCAGAGGCGCCTCGACCGCCGCCCGGCCGGAGCTCCCGCGACCGCGGCGCCGGTGCCGAGCGCACCGCCATCTGCCGCAACGAGGGTCGAGGCGGCCCCGCCCGTCGATCCCGTTGTCGTCCGGCGGCACGCGCACCGCTGGATCACGGGCGGCGTCGCGGTGCTCCTCGCCGGCATCGTGGTCGCGGTCGTGATCGTCCGGCTCCAGGCTCACGACCGGGCCCGCCGCGCCGGCCGCGAGCACGCCGACGCCGTGATCGTCGCGGTGGCCGGCCACACCGACGTGCGCTTCTCGACCGCGGCCGGCGCGACCATCCAGGTCGCCGAGCCGAACCGGATCAATCCCGGGACCGACGCCGCGGGCTCGCGGCTCGGCATCCTCTATCGCCCCGACCACCCGTCCGACGTGATCGCCGACGAGAGCACGACCGCCCGCGACATCACGCTCTGGATCGTCGCCGTGAAGCTCCTGATCGGCGGCACGGTCTTCCTCGTCGTGGGCGTGCGGCGCTTGCGGCGACTCGGTTCCGACCGGCCCGCGACAGTCGCATAA